The proteins below are encoded in one region of Actinomycetes bacterium:
- a CDS encoding histidine phosphatase family protein, whose translation MFVSDLLRAVETTEIAFPDGQIPIHQDARLRECNYGELNGCPGHPPGHRAGPTHRRALPGRSELPAGPRRHRCLPARAGHTLEPQPDPGDRPLGQQMGARLPAHRSLAARPGPSALQLAAGVELHAARGLARP comes from the coding sequence GTGTTCGTCTCCGATCTGCTCCGCGCCGTGGAGACGACCGAGATCGCGTTCCCGGACGGACAGATCCCGATCCACCAGGATGCCCGGCTGCGCGAGTGCAACTATGGCGAGCTCAACGGCTGCCCGGGTCATCCTCCTGGCCACCGAGCGGGCCCGACGCATCGACGAGCCCTTCCCGGGCGGTCAGAGCTACCGGCAGGTCCTCGCCGCCACCGATGCCTTCCTGCACGAGCTGGCCACACACTGGAACCGCAGCCGGATCCTGGTGATCGCCCACTCGGCCAACAGATGGGCGCTCGACTGCCTGCTCACCGGAGCCTCGCTGCAAGGCCTGGTCCAAGCGCCCTTCAACTGGCAGCCGGGGTGGAGCTACACGCTGCCCGAGGACTGGCCCGCCCCTGA
- a CDS encoding cytosine permease, whose protein sequence is MGAVHEEPARLHAPPEWGIEPVPRDQRVLGFLDQAVLWGNLGISLLVLVAGALFVPALGLWQALAATVVGAVVGNALLGLAAVPAAETGVPTMVLYRAPLGVRGSLLPTACNVVQNLGWATFELFIIASAAAQISERLLGFRGRLLWVVVFGALTTALAVAGPLTVIRRYLERFAVWAVLASTVYLTWHVLTTLDLGRLAARPGSGGLSFWAGVDIAVALPISWVPLVADYARFGRSARATFWGTGVGYFVAQVWFFALGILFLLAIGQGDVIAALVAVPVGVVAMAVLVVDEADEVFANVYSTGVSLQNAFPRLPGRPLALAIGVVATAMAALVADLARYESFLFLLGALFVPLFGVLAADYFVLARRRYDVAAMYDPDGPHRGVRWLAVLVWLGGFLLYNWINPGGVAAWRSLLEDLFAGLLHLPFPLSARLPWLGASLPAFLVPFLAMVAVGRLTARD, encoded by the coding sequence ATGGGAGCTGTCCACGAGGAGCCGGCCCGGCTCCACGCGCCTCCGGAGTGGGGCATCGAACCAGTGCCGCGCGACCAGCGGGTACTGGGGTTCCTCGACCAGGCGGTGCTCTGGGGCAACCTCGGCATCAGCCTGCTCGTGCTGGTGGCCGGGGCGCTGTTCGTGCCGGCGCTGGGGCTGTGGCAGGCGCTCGCCGCGACCGTCGTCGGCGCCGTCGTGGGGAACGCACTGCTCGGGCTCGCGGCCGTCCCCGCCGCCGAGACCGGCGTGCCAACGATGGTGCTGTACCGGGCGCCGCTCGGGGTGCGTGGCTCGCTCCTGCCGACCGCCTGCAACGTGGTCCAGAACCTCGGCTGGGCAACCTTCGAGCTGTTCATCATCGCCAGCGCGGCCGCCCAGATCTCCGAGCGCCTGCTCGGGTTCCGCGGGCGCCTGCTCTGGGTCGTCGTGTTCGGCGCGCTCACCACCGCGCTCGCGGTGGCCGGCCCCCTGACCGTGATCAGGCGCTACCTCGAGCGGTTCGCGGTCTGGGCCGTGCTCGCCTCGACCGTGTACCTCACCTGGCATGTGCTGACCACCCTCGACCTCGGCCGCCTCGCCGCCCGGCCCGGGAGCGGCGGGCTCTCCTTCTGGGCCGGGGTCGACATCGCCGTGGCCCTGCCCATCTCCTGGGTGCCACTGGTGGCCGACTACGCCCGGTTCGGGCGCTCGGCCCGGGCCACCTTCTGGGGCACCGGCGTCGGCTACTTCGTCGCCCAGGTCTGGTTCTTTGCCCTCGGCATCCTGTTCCTGCTCGCGATCGGGCAGGGCGACGTGATCGCCGCCCTGGTCGCGGTCCCGGTCGGGGTGGTGGCCATGGCGGTGCTCGTGGTCGACGAGGCCGACGAGGTCTTCGCCAACGTCTACTCGACCGGGGTCAGCCTGCAGAACGCGTTCCCGCGCCTGCCAGGCCGGCCCCTGGCCCTCGCCATCGGCGTGGTCGCCACCGCGATGGCCGCCCTGGTCGCCGACCTGGCCCGCTACGAGAGCTTCCTGTTCCTGCTGGGGGCGTTGTTCGTGCCCCTGTTCGGTGTGCTCGCGGCCGACTACTTCGTGCTCGCGCGCCGTCGCTACGACGTGGCCGCCATGTACGACCCGGACGGCCCCCACCGCGGCGTGCGCTGGCTTGCGGTGCTGGTCTGGCTGGGCGGCTTCCTGCTCTACAACTGGATCAACCCTGGCGGCGTCGCCGCCTGGCGGTCGCTGCTCGAGGATCTCTTCGCCGGCCTGCTCCACCTGCCGTTCCCGCTCTCGGCCCGCCTCCCCTGGCTCGGCGCCTCCCTGCCAGCGTTCCTGGTCCCGTTCCTGGCCATGGTCGCCGTCGGCCGCCTCACCGCCAGAGACTGA